In Sesamum indicum cultivar Zhongzhi No. 13 linkage group LG1, S_indicum_v1.0, whole genome shotgun sequence, the sequence GATTGAGTTGATTTAACTCATCTTCATGTTCACCCTTCAAGGCTTCTATCTTCCAGTGAAGCCTTGAATTCTTTTGCATCCAGTTTATAAGCCCATCTTTCAGACCAATGATAgtagtaaatattttaggCTTTGGAGACAATCGAGTCCATCTCTCTTTCGACAACTTTCTTCCACTACTTGACTGTGGAGTTAGCCATGGCATCTTTGTAGGTTATTGGGTAGTCTTCAATGTTGTACGTGACAAAGTCACTTCCAAAATCCTTAATATTCACgctcttttatttcatctAGTTCCATCTAACTCCTCATGAGTCAGACCAATACTATTAGGGTTAACCTCTACATTCGTCATCTTTTCCATAAGATATGTAATAGACATGAAGTCAAGCGAATCATCTAAAGAAACACTTTGAACAATTCCAGTTTTCATCTAAAATCCATTTACGAAATTCAACTATTTGTTAAACTATATGCCTcgacttttgattttaaacaaataaaaacttttcaaGACTTAATTTGTCATTGTATAGACGAAGAATTATATaccctaatttctttttcttaaggACTAGCCCTTTTACTAACCACCCCAAACTAGAAAGTATTTTAGGCTTGATTTCCAGAACCGATAGGATTATGCATATTGTGTTTTCGAGGGACTTTGTTCAGAATACAAGTGACTGTATTCAAATGCCTCTCCCACAAATACTTAGGTAACCTAGAATTCAATAGCCtgttttgctattttattagCCGAAGGTGAATATTAGGGAGTTTATTCATGAATAATGCGAGATTTGTATTATTCACTAAGACAATTCAAGTCACATTGTCCTCCCTTATCGGACCTTTGTAGTTTAAGTTTATTACCGTTCTAAGATTTCTGTTtgattttaagagaaaataaattataggtttCATCTATGTTTCTAATGAGTAAAATAGTACATTATTCATTGCAATCATTTATAAAGGTGAAAAAATATCCTTTTACCTAGTCCAGTTAGAACCCAATTTGAACTTACACAAAGTTAGTGAGAACTAAACTAAGTAGTCTTGAAACCCTTATAGAGAAAAAATGATAAGTCCTCTGCAACTTGTTTAGGTGTTACCACCCATGGCTTTTGTATACTAGTTCATATTGTAACAGGTATTGAATTTGAAGGCTCGCTACGTACGACTCGGGACGCGCTAGCGGAAACGGTAAAGAAAAATGcgtaataatgaaaattaaacgcaaaataaaatgaatccaaggggtgtacccttagAGTTCtcgggcgttcgatgtactCAAATAAAGCTCAAACATAGGGCTGATGTATGAaccataaaaatgaaattatgagGGTGAAAAATGGTAGCTTGATTTTTCATGGTTGCTTGAAATGTGCTTCACTTGAGGCTCTAACATAGCAGCCCTCTAATTCGTCACACCATACCAGAGTTGGGAACTCTACatcctctttgctagaagaaaacgAGAGAAGAGAATCGCACCTAAGTGCATAAGAGAGGGGGCAGCAGAGAGGTAGAAGAGAGGaggggaatttttttttttatgttgtgtgattatgattataattatttttcaactaattatattacacatatatataccttgtttgataattaagaatgtttctaAATACATTCTATTAATTACAAcgcatatttctctttattccaaataaagagttCCCCcaaaatggctagaattgcaCTTTCCTGAATCACAATTTGCTatccatttatttccttccatggaaTTTTTCATGGGCTAAAAATTAGTAGGCTATGCCGATTTTTACCTTTAAAATCacaagcccaatgaatttttatttaaacatatattttttcaataaacctagacTTTGATACCATTCTATCCCACAGCCCCATGTAACTGGGGTGTCCCAATAGAAGGCACCTATCAGTTTGCTAATCGAGAACCGATTGATTATTCCCAAACACTTAGAGGTCACCCCCTACAAAGAGCTATGCTTCGGGACTAGGCAAGGTTGCAATTGTCACGCAGTAGAGGATCGGGGTTTTTTATAAGCTCCCATACAATTCTAGGCAAGCATgggagaaaaattgaaatgttaGTGTAAATGGACTACAATAACTCTTTAAAATCTGCACAAGGGtaaaattgaccaaaaatcCATTTGTGGTCCTAATTTAAGCGATTTTGCAAGTTATTGGACTAAATTCAAAATGCGTAAAtataatggactaaaattgaacgTGGGGAAACTTATTGGACCAAAATAATCTTTGTtccattaaattataatgataaaatacaAAAGGTGTTCAAGTGCATCGCAACTACACTTCTTTAACACCTATATAATGGGGTCCCTGGAACTCTTTCAAAACACATAGAGCTAGAGAACGAAAACTCAAGAAAGCGAAGCAGGctaaataattatctatatgCAGTTCCTTGAGTTCAAAAATATTCAAAGGCATTCAAGGTGGAGATCGATTATTTCATCGAAAGTGCGCCATATATTATAGTGTTTAATTCGAGATTACAGGCGCTAAGCCCTCAAATTAACGttataaatatctaaatataCTTTTTGGAAGAACCAAGTGCAAAATCCACTTCTAAATCCTCAAAACTCAAGTCAAGACTATAGCATTTAATTCGGGATTACAAGCATGAGCCCTCGAATTAATGgtatgtaaattaaaatgaagcgAAAGGGACATCTACAAGGAGATTTTACCTTCGAAATTGTCAAATACATTCTTGAAGACAAGAATCAAGGATTAGATAGAGATTGTACTCACTTTTAcctatcaaatatatatttttatttgtgataattttcttgtgttttaGTTTTCAGATACGATAAAATTAGCGCTTTACAgtacatctttttaattttcgcaattccaattctttttttcatagaatTCACCTCCATCGGCAGGAAGGCTGAACTCCTTAGAAAAAAGGACTggaatcataaaattaaaaatatactaaaaccaaaatattacTCAAGAATGTTGAAGGACAAAAATACTAGCAAAAATAACCCAATAGGAATAAGAATCCCAATTTTTAAAGGCCACATGAAATGCTTAtgcattttttcataaataagggTGAATcccaataaaaaatgattgaagttttgaaaattaagaagatgtaagaccaaaatactaccctaaaatattaaaggatgaaaatgGCAAATGACCTATtttaaggaccaaaaatacaattaagcTTATGCTATTAGATGGTGGTtgtagaattttattttacttcattttttgggAGGACAACCCAATCTGTATAATAAGGGCTACAGTCATCACACCTAAGTTAATAATTCTACGATTGAACAagttggaggaaaaaaataaagttttggattttttaagACTAGACTTTGGTTTTATTTATgggtaaaaaaaaaggttaattacatttttccgTCCGAACTATGATCCTTTTACACTTTGGCAACTAAAcatttttgtgtcaacttaccatcttgactttaaaaaatttgagttgaGGATGGATGAACGTAGACAGAATGCAATGCCTAAAGAGGATGATCGAGGGAATGACTGAGGGCGGTGAGGAATACCTTCAATCTGACGAGTTCGCCGCCAAAGTTAGTGAGACAAGAGTTCAAGGAGTCTGCAACTTCATTATGGCCCCTACCTTCCAAGTGGCCATGGAAATTAAAGCTGCAAACCTCGTCAGCGATGGCTTTGAGAATTTGAAGGCTCAACTGACCAAGTTAAAAGGGTTCGCTGATGGCTTCAAAATCAGAACCTCCTCGATTCCTTGTTGGATGGTAACCTCGATCCCTACCCTGAATAAGAGGATGGCCAAGGATCCCAAGAGGATGAGATAGATGAGATAGGGAACATGAACTAATTTCTTTATAGGTCGATAGCATCCATTTTGTCAGATCGAACAACCCTCTGCATTAGGATTGAACTATTTGTTAAGTAGATGGTTTTTCGACATTGTATGGGAGAATGGAAGAATATTGTTGTCGAACAATTTCTCAATGTAACCTTTTGACCgcaatgtttggttttatcgTTTCTTCACATCAACAATTCTGGTGGAATTTATATTCCTTTCGTAGATGAGTGATCTTCCAGGTTTATTTGATGATCTTTTTTAAATCAAGAATTCTTCTAACAGTCGACCTTTTTCAGGTCACTAGTCTATTCTCCCAATAAGCGCCCTTTCTAGGTCAAAttagtctttttcagattatTTTCAAATGTCTTGTCCAAATCGATTACAATCATTTTTCGGATTGCACGATCTTCCTCAAATCATTATTTCGAAAAGATATTGAGTAAATTTGCGATCCCATCAAAGAATAAGTTAATGCATACAATGCCAAAAATGTCAAACTCACAAAAAAGACTGGTAATAAATTTGATCGCTTTTTCAGGCTGAAAAAAGACTGatcttttttagatttattcaTCTTAGATTGCCTTTTCCAGACTCAAAAAATACTGAACTTTTTCAAATCTATTTACATTCGATCGCCTTTTCCAAGCTAAAGAAATACATCTTTTATAGATCCATTTGCATCCGATCGCCTTTTCCAGgctcaaaaaatttaatgatctCCAGATTACATTTAATTGCCTTTTCCAGGCTCCTACCTAGCCGTAAAATTTCTTCACGTTATTGACGTTCCAAGGTCAAGGTAGGTCATTTCCTTGCATGTCTTGGAGCTTCTAAGTTCCtttcttcttgattttaacCACCTTGAATGATCCTTCTCATCTAGGGTCTAACTCACagatttgtttggatatttcaacttttttcagCACCAGATCGCCAACTTGGAATTCCCTTGGTTTCACCTTTAGATTGTAGCTTTTCATCATTCCTTTCTGGTGTAATATCCTCGCATAGACTAcatctctcttttcttcaatCATAGTGAGATCGAAAATCCGCTCCTCTCCATTGGCTGTAGGGTCGTAAGTCATTATTCTTTAGAATTCTTATCCCTATTTCTACAAGAATAATTGCTTAAGTATcataaactaaacaaaaaggAGTTTCACATGTCATTGTTCTTGGGGTCGTTTGATATGCCCATAACACTCTAGGTAATTCTTCGATCCACGACCCCTTGGCTCCCAGTTTTGTCTTCAAATGTTGCAATATAGTTCTGTTCATGACTTCTGTTTGACCATTCGCTTGTGGATTTCCTACAACCGTCAAGTTCTGTTGTATCTTCAATTCTTTGAACTAGGCCACAATCTGCTTTTCTTGGAATTGGGTATCATTGTCCGAGATCAACACCCTAGGAATCCCAAACTTGCAGATAATATTTCTCCATGTAAAGTTAATCACCTccttctcaaatatttttgctacCACTTTGGCCTCGACCCAGTTTGAGAAATACTCAACCGCCacaattatgaattttcttttgtgccAGTGCTGGAGGTAAAGTTCCTACAATGTTAATACCCCAATGATCGAATGGGCATGCGACCTTGATTGGTTTCATTGGGATCGCTGGTAGATTAACTAAGGATGCATTGAAAACTTTCACATCTTTTCAAAAACTCCATTATATATTTCGCCATAGTTGGCCAAAAATAACTTTGCCTCATAATCTTCTGTGCCAGCAACCTCCCTCCAAAGGGATCTCCACAACTTCTTCATAAATTTCTCCCATTACATACTTGGCCCTTTCATCATCTAAATACTTTAAACTTCATCCGCTTAGCTATTATGGGATCTTCAGGCAAGACTCAACCTTTTAAGTACCTGACGATCTCATATTTCCACTACCTCAACTCTTCTACTATTTGTACCTCCGAAGTTTCCTTGATCGCTACCCTTTCCTTAATTATCATTGTAACCCTTCTATCCTTTATACTCGACATTATAGCCCCAAGCTTTGACAATGCATTCGCTCTATTGTTTTCACATTTTGGAATCTGTTGAATTGCAcatctattaaattttgtcattGTAGGTTTAGctttttgttgatataaaaTCATGGACTTCTCTCTAGTTTCTTATTCTCTTTCAATTTGCATCGCCACCAATTGGGAATTAGTATAAACTTCTAAATTCCTTGCTCGTACCTCATAAACCAACTCTAACCCCAATATTAAAGCTTCATACTTAACTTCGTTGTTGGTGGTAGGGAAGGATAGCCTTGTAGCGATCTTGATCTCGATCCCATTTGGACCTTGTATTAATATTCCTGCTCCCTAGTTATTAGCATTAAACAAACCATCTGCATGCAAAATCCAACTCTCTTATTCTTTCGGGGCTTGTTCTCCTACGAGCTCGATCATGAAGTTTGCAAGTACTTGGGCTTTCTCTGTTGTTCTGGCTCGATATTGAATATTGTGTTCCCCTAGCTCCACAGCCACTTCATTAATCTTCCATACGCCTCCAGTCGGGCCATAATGTGTTTGAGAGGGTGGTTTGTCAGCATGATTATTTTTTGCGATTGGAAGTAAGGTCGTAGCTTACGAGCAGTTACAACCAATGCTAAGGTTAATTTTACTATCTCTGCATATCTCTTCTTCGCCCCTTGTAGCATCTTGCTGATGTAATATACAGGAATTTGAACCCTTGAAGCTTCGCGTACCAGGACCGAGCTTACTGCATCTACAAAAGTAGCTAAATACAAGAATAATggttcattttatttcaaattcagcAATAATGTTGGCGAAGTCAAGTACTTTTTCAAATCATGCAGAGTTTGTTCGCACTCTTCATTCTACTAAAACATTTTGGTTTTTCTCGATGTTTTAAAGAACAATAAATTTCGATTAGCAGATCGAGAAATAAAGTGAATAAGAGATGCGATCTTACTCGTGAGTTTCTGCACTTCTTTGATCGTTGTGGTGACTTTAGCTCAATTATTATCTCTATCTTCGTAGAATTTGCCTCTATTCCTCTTTCGCCAGTCGAGTAGCACATTGATGCAAGGCAGTGGGTACGGGTCCTTCGGGCAAACCTTATTAAGATCTGTAAAGTCTTTGCACATTCGCCATTTTCTAGATGCCTTACGTACGACCACCACATTCGACAACCACTCTTTGTACTGCACTTCTGATACATATTCTGCCTTCAAACATTTGCTCACCTCTTCTCCAATGATACGATTTTGTTCAGCACCAAACGatctctttttttgtttaaggAGTCAGGCCATTGGTTCCATATTCAATTTATGCACGATCACCTCAGGGTCTATCCCTTTAAAATCTGACGGACTCCACGTAAACATATCTACATTTTTTCTCAAGAATTTGATCATCATTGTTTCCAACCTTTCATTCATGCGTGACCCAAACTCGATCATTTTATCAAGCTCCCCGGCTACTAACTATACTACCTTGTGTTCCTTTGTTAGTTCTAGTAGATCCGTCCTTATCTTTCGAATTTCTGTCTCGATCTCTTCCTCCCTCCTGATCTTCCTTTTCTATTAGGGAAAAATTGCAACTATAATCCCTTATGATATCGCAAACGAGCAAATTAATCCTTatggaaaaaacaaatagcgatgTATCCtcctatattatttaaaatataacaatttatctccctatatttttttaaaatgaagaaggtaaattctttcattttaaaaagtacaagaggaaaaattactaaattttttttataaagaaataataagctcatttttaatatcatagggataaattgttattcaccattttctattatatttcttaatacGTAAACCTtgactatatatttttgtttttggctATATGTGCTTTATATATACGACCAACTTGGTGCAAATTTGTATACACATCAATTGAATTGGAGTCTACTCAAGAAACATGATTTCTCTAAGTGATTCTTCATCTCTTTCAGCACCACTTCTGATACTAATTTCACTGCCCATCTTATGGTGCCTGTTCATCCTATTTACCAAGTCCGGCAACAAAACAGCCCCCACGCCGCCAGGACCATGGGGCTTGCCAATTGTGGGCTTCTTGCCTTTCCTTCGCCCTGATATGCATATTCAGTTCAATGAACTAGCCCGCCAATACGGTCCAATCTACAGGCTGAGGCTGGGGACCAAACTCTGCACCGTGATCAGCTCGCCGTCCCTCATAAAAGAAATCGTCCGCGATCATGACACCATTTTCGCCAACCGTGACGGGACTGTTGCTGGACGCATTGGCAGCTACAACGGAAATGACATAGCCTTCTGTCCTTACGACTCTAGCTGGCGCATGAGAAGAAAACTCTTTGTACACGATATGCTAAGCAATAGGAGCCTTGATGCTACTTTTAATCTTCGGAAAGATGAGGTCAGGAAAGCCATTAGAAACATCTATACCAAGATCAATACCCCTGTTAAAATCTTGGAACTAGCTTCTGGTATTAGTCTGAATGCTATGATGAACATGGTCTGGGGAAGCACCATTGAAGGGGAGAGGAAGGACAAGATTGGGGCAGCAGTCACGCCGCTGGTGGTAAGATCTGTTGATTTGTTGGGAGTGCTAAACGTGTCCGATTATGTTCCGGCTCTTGCCAGGTTTGATATTCAAGGAGTGGAGAAAGAAATGAGCAACTTAACACAAAGGTTCGGCGAGATTGTCGAAGATATCATTAACGAGCGCACGAAGATTTCTTCGGGCAAGGTCGGAGGAGGAGGCAACAAGAACGGTGGGAGAGTGGATTTGCTGCAAATGCTTATGGAGTTCAGCGAGAAACAAGATGTTAAGACGGAATTTGGCAAGACACAGATCAAAGCCATGGTTACAGTAAGTTCTCTATTATTGAGATTTGCTAATGATcaattccaattttttaatgCAAATAACTCCAAATTTGTCCATATGCATCTTAGGTGTATAAagtttattcatttatataattgtaatggaatatatataaaatatctgTATGAAAGAGTTAACAAGTACTCCATGCCTATCAAAAGTAATTGCTAAGGATTTCTAATCTTTTAACTATTCCTAAtcatttgattattattatgtaaaccaaattttttaccttaatatttatcatgatatttttaataagaaaaaaaaacataattttggtcctactACTATTAGGGGTGACAGTTTAAATTCTCtctgtataattaaattttcaattgaggaatacaattaaataaaaattagcacATGCTTGTCCCATGGATACTCTTTTAATTTGGGAATTCCCATCAATTTTGTTGATATGATATTTTGCTCTAGTGATATTAATTTGGAGGAATTGCAATAATCACTTGCATTCCTCATGTCCATTAGGAAAAATGgctgaaaatttaaaaagtctaaAATAAACTAAGTCATATGCGAGACAGGTGCTATGTCTAGtgaccaaattttttattatatttcttaatatttaaacCTTGGTTTACTATCAAACAACATataatagtttaattaatagcgatttttattttcagctACACATGCTATGTCTAGTGACCAAATTTCTCTTAATAGAATATCATACTAGGCGGGATAGACACTTTAGCAGCCACGATCGAGTGGGCAATGGATGAGTTTATGCGCAATCCGAAAGTGATGGAAAAGGCATACAACGAACTAAATGAAGTCGTAGGACTGAACAATTTAGTGGAAGAGTTCCACATCTCAAAATTAGTCTATTTGGAGGCTGTCATAAAAGAGACGCTACGCAAACACCCAGTAGGATCCTTATTACCAAGAATTTCCAGCCAATCCTGCATTGTGGGAGGATACTCTATTCCTAAGGATTCAACAGTCATTCTAAACATCTGGTCTACTCAAAGGGACCCTCTTGCTTGGGATAACCCGTTAGAATTCATGCCAGAGAGGTTTTTAGACAACTCTGCAAAATGGAATTTTAGTgggaataattttaattatattccGTTCGGATCGGGAAGAAGAATTTGTGCTGGAATACCACTAGCA encodes:
- the LOC105155869 gene encoding flavonoid 3'-monooxygenase-like — protein: MISLSDSSSLSAPLLILISLPILWCLFILFTKSGNKTAPTPPGPWGLPIVGFLPFLRPDMHIQFNELARQYGPIYRLRLGTKLCTVISSPSLIKEIVRDHDTIFANRDGTVAGRIGSYNGNDIAFCPYDSSWRMRRKLFVHDMLSNRSLDATFNLRKDEVRKAIRNIYTKINTPVKILELASGISLNAMMNMVWGSTIEGERKDKIGAAVTPLVVRSVDLLGVLNVSDYVPALARFDIQGVEKEMSNLTQRFGEIVEDIINERTKISSGKVGGGGNKNGGRVDLLQMLMEFSEKQDVKTEFGKTQIKAMVTNIILGGIDTLAATIEWAMDEFMRNPKVMEKAYNELNEVVGLNNLVEEFHISKLVYLEAVIKETLRKHPVGSLLPRISSQSCIVGGYSIPKDSTVILNIWSTQRDPLAWDNPLEFMPERFLDNSAKWNFSGNNFNYIPFGSGRRICAGIPLAERMLRYVLASLLHSFDWQLPKGEIMDRQEIFGMVTKRKTPLVAIPSPRLFDKNLYV